One window from the genome of Candidatus Manganitrophaceae bacterium encodes:
- a CDS encoding Hsp20/alpha crystallin family protein: protein MATGQQQVAPRQQRSRAVSQWSPRTEMERIFQDFFRDFRDLASWNPQSVLALTSSFPTVEMAEEKDKYVVKVETPGLEKEDIRISITDNTLHLRGEVRQEESQEDRNYIFSERVYGTFSRDIPLPSAVNADQVRATVKNGVLSIELPKAKEAMSKEIKVESQK from the coding sequence AGTCGCGCCCCGACAGCAACGATCCCGCGCCGTCAGCCAGTGGAGTCCCCGGACCGAGATGGAGCGAATCTTTCAGGATTTTTTTAGAGATTTTAGGGATCTTGCTTCCTGGAATCCACAATCGGTGCTGGCATTGACCTCCTCTTTTCCGACGGTCGAGATGGCTGAAGAAAAAGACAAGTATGTGGTGAAGGTCGAGACGCCCGGCCTCGAGAAAGAGGACATCCGGATCTCGATCACCGACAACACCCTTCACCTACGGGGAGAGGTGCGGCAAGAGGAGTCGCAGGAAGACCGAAACTACATTTTCAGTGAACGGGTCTATGGAACCTTCTCTCGCGATATCCCCCTCCCCTCGGCCGTCAATGCAGACCAGGTTCGCGCCACCGTCAAAAATGGTGTTTTGTCGATTGAATTGCCGAAGGCAAAAGAGGCGATGTCGAAAGAGATCAAGGTCGAGTCTCAGAAGTAA